TGCAACAGGGGTTAACGCTGTAGAACAAATTTTCATTGGCTCTAACACAGATGCGATTGTACGCCATGCAAAGTGTGACGTATTAGTCGTTCGCACACCTGAACAATAATTAATAAAAGTCTTAAATAGAGGGTATGAGGATTTTTCCTCATACCCTTTTTAAATCATTAAGATTTCCCTGATATCCTGCTCTGTTAATGTGGCTGGCTGCTCGGTATCTAAAATATCCGCAATCAGCGTCTTTTTCCTATGCTGCAATTGATTCATTTTTTCTTCAATCGTCCCACGGGCAATGAGTTTAATCACTTGTACGACATGCTTTTGCCCCATTCGATGCGCGCGATCAGCCGCCTGCTCTTCTACTGCCGGGTTCCACCATAAGTCATATAAAATAACCGTATCCGCTCCGGTTAAATTCAGCCCTGTGCCACCTGCTTTTAACGAAATTAAAAACAGATCACTTTCCCCTTCATTAAAGGCATTGCATAACTGAACTCGTTCCTCTGATGGCGTTTGACCGTCTAAGTAAAAGTAAAACTCCCCGCGCTTTGTGAGCTCCGTTCCAATGAGCTTTAGCATTTGTGTAAACTGTGAAAAAATGAGTACACGACGCCCTGAATTTTTCGCTTCCTGTAAAATACGAAGCAACTGCTCAAACTTCGCCGAGCTGCCCTTATAATCCTCCACAAATAATGCCGGATGACAGCAAATTTGGCGTAGTCTCGTAATCCCTGCTAAAATACGAATTTTATTTTGCTGGAAGGTCTCTTTATCTAAATGCTTCATCGTATCTTCACGCAGTTTCGCTAAAAACGCCGCGTACAAAGCCTTTTGCTCTGGTAGTAGCTCACTAAAATCAAGCGTTTCTTCCTTACCTGGTAGCTCTAGTAACACATCTTCCTTCATACGACGCAGTAAAAACGGACGCACGCGACGCGCTATATCCTTACGTTGCATATGTTTAAATTCCTCAAGCGCGCCAAATAGCTGCGGGAATATGACACGGTAAATCGACCACAGCTCAGCAAGGGAATTTTCAATCGGTGTACCGGTCAAGCCAAAGCGATTCGTTGCCCTGATTTTTTTCACCGTACGTGCCGTTTGGGTTAACGGATTTTTAAAGGCCTGTGCCTCATCAAAAAATACCGTATGGAAATGCTGACGCTCATAAAATGTACTATCGCGGCGCAATAATGGATACGTGGTAATGACAACATCATGCGTATCGAGTTGCGTGAGTAATTCACGGCGCTCTTTTGTAGAACCATCGACAATAATGGCTTCGATTTCCGGTGCAAACTTTATCATTTCATACAACCAATTATACGCTAATGAGGATGGACAAACGATTAACACCGGCTGTTTATTTGCTCGAATGATTTCGAGTTCTGACACGATATAGGCAATACTTTGAATGGTTTTTCCTAGTCCCATATCATCTGCAAGTACGCCACCAAAGCCGTAATTCGCTAGTAGCTTCAACCAAGAATAGCCGTGCTTTTGATAATCACGTAACACGGGCTCTAAACTTTCTGGTACATCAAATGCTAGTACTTCTGGCTGTAAGAGTTGCTGGGTAAATAATTGAAACGACTCTTCTGCTTCAAATATTTCGCTCTGCTCAAACTGCTCTAAAAATGGAAGCCCCTCTAAAATCGGCATATTAAATGTGAGTTCGTATTCTTCATCCTGCGTGGGAATCGCTCGTAAAAAGCGTGCGATTTCTTCCATCTCATGTGTTTCAAGTGATAATAAGGCACCATTTGCAAGACGATAAAATTTTTGCTTAATCGTTAAGCCGGTTAGAATTTCTTTAATTTGTTTATTCGTCACGCCGTCCATCTCAAATTTAAATTCTAACCAATTCGTGCGCTCATGCTGCACGTTAACACGAATTTTCGGAAAGTTATTTTCTTTTGCAATGCGTAATTTTACCGAATTAGTCGTATAGATTTGCGCAAGTTTTTGTAGGTTTGGCAACGTATGATACAAAAATTGATACTCCAGCTCATCATTTTGCATATAATAGCCACCTTCTGTTTTCGTAAACCCACTCTCATCCATCACCTGCAAAATCGCCGCTTCCTTTTCGAAATCACGCAGTATTAAGATGTCATCAGCAATCGACTTGTCTTCTAGCGGCTGGATAAAAAATTGACCGTAATGAAATTCAAGGCCAGCAAGTAAACGGTTATTTACTCGGTCTAAATACAGCTTGGCTTGCAGTGGAATCGTCATTTGTTCTTTTGTAATGTCTTTGGCAATTTCTACATGTCCTATTTTCTTTAACTTCGGTACGATGACATCTAAAAAGTGATGTAACTGCTTTTCTTCAATAACGAATTGTGGTTGTTTTGCAAAAAGTTGCTGTAAATCCTTCACCTGCTTCGTGCTTTGCGTTGACAAGGTGTACAGCTTATTTTCCATCAGTAATGCGTGATAACTTTCAAATAATAGGGCGTTTTCTAAGTTAGGAATGCGCATGACATACTGATGATCTAGCTTTTCTACATAAAATGCTAAGGGAGACGGCGCCTCCTTATAGTGAAAGCGATGAAACAGCTCACGATTCGATTGCACAACGACCTCCTGCTCTTTAGCTAGCTGTGGCGCAAGCTTTTGCCAGGCAGATGGCGGTATAAACAGCATCTCCTCAAATAAATGAAAGGCATCCTCTTTAAGTGCGGCATCTACATAAAGTGCTTCGTCTTGAATAATTTCTGTCAGTTGCTGCAAAACTTTATTTTGGTTCGCTTCAAAACAATGCGCACTCTGGTCATATGTAAATTGAGGTGCAATTTTGTATGCTTTAGC
The sequence above is a segment of the Solibacillus sp. FSL H8-0523 genome. Coding sequences within it:
- a CDS encoding DEAD/DEAH box helicase gives rise to the protein MDSNITEKQMKELCGTVSYKKGQTFYQTGKVMITEMDEHQLTAIVKSTEDFQVRIQNTTSTKDIQTSCSCERLIQFTKKCQHVAAVLIAMQQKQQKEWQHQEQVGINNELFSIFDEQQTHGSGYQRHFEHRETLALQFVLTPMELTKNERLFTMRLKVEDIPIRSIRPFLQAVSKAKAYKIAPQFTYDQSAHCFEANQNKVLQQLTEIIQDEALYVDAALKEDAFHLFEEMLFIPPSAWQKLAPQLAKEQEVVVQSNRELFHRFHYKEAPSPLAFYVEKLDHQYVMRIPNLENALLFESYHALLMENKLYTLSTQSTKQVKDLQQLFAKQPQFVIEEKQLHHFLDVIVPKLKKIGHVEIAKDITKEQMTIPLQAKLYLDRVNNRLLAGLEFHYGQFFIQPLEDKSIADDILILRDFEKEAAILQVMDESGFTKTEGGYYMQNDELEYQFLYHTLPNLQKLAQIYTTNSVKLRIAKENNFPKIRVNVQHERTNWLEFKFEMDGVTNKQIKEILTGLTIKQKFYRLANGALLSLETHEMEEIARFLRAIPTQDEEYELTFNMPILEGLPFLEQFEQSEIFEAEESFQLFTQQLLQPEVLAFDVPESLEPVLRDYQKHGYSWLKLLANYGFGGVLADDMGLGKTIQSIAYIVSELEIIRANKQPVLIVCPSSLAYNWLYEMIKFAPEIEAIIVDGSTKERRELLTQLDTHDVVITTYPLLRRDSTFYERQHFHTVFFDEAQAFKNPLTQTARTVKKIRATNRFGLTGTPIENSLAELWSIYRVIFPQLFGALEEFKHMQRKDIARRVRPFLLRRMKEDVLLELPGKEETLDFSELLPEQKALYAAFLAKLREDTMKHLDKETFQQNKIRILAGITRLRQICCHPALFVEDYKGSSAKFEQLLRILQEAKNSGRRVLIFSQFTQMLKLIGTELTKRGEFYFYLDGQTPSEERVQLCNAFNEGESDLFLISLKAGGTGLNLTGADTVILYDLWWNPAVEEQAADRAHRMGQKHVVQVIKLIARGTIEEKMNQLQHRKKTLIADILDTEQPATLTEQDIREILMI